ATTGTGCGGGGTGAGGCGGGCATGAGTGTTATTGATACTCAGGGATTCCCCCTAAAAGGGACGTTGGGGTCAGGTCTTTTTCTTTGCGTCTTATTATTAGACAACGAGGTTTGAAACGGTGCAAAAAATAAGACCTGATAATCATCTAGAGGGCACCGCCTTCGCATAGCGCATGCTATGATGAGGGTATCCACACCAATCTCATGAGGAGGTGCCCAATGAGCGTCTCTGCAGGTGTCCCGTCTGTACGTCAGATACCGATCTGCCCGTCCTTTCAATCCCGCCGCAAGTATATTACAATGATAGCCAAATTGAGATTTGAGAGGATATGTGAAGACCTCACCCATTAAAAAGATATCTCTGGAGCTCCGACTCGCATATGGCCAAGTACAGGCTGCTGCCCGGCTGCTCGCAGAAGGCGCCACAATCCCCTTTATTGCGCGCTACCGCAAAGAGGCAACAGGATCTTTGGACGAAGTTGCTCTTGGTGCAATTCGTGATCGCCTGGAAGAGCTTGACCAGTTGGACGATAGGAGGGCTGCGGTACTTAGATCCTTGCAAGAGCGAGACCTTCTGAGCGAGGAGTTGAGGGATAGCATCGATCGCGCGGAAACCATGGCGGCTCTGGAGGATCTATATCTGCCCTACCGGCCCAAGCGAAGGACCCGGGCTTCTATTGCGAGAGAAAGGGGACTTGAGCCCCTTGCACAGCGTCTTTTCAGTCAGGATGCTAGTGACCCCGTAACCCGTGATCCTTTAAGAGAGGCAGAGCAATTCATCAATCCGGAACAAGAAATCCATGCTGCCGAAGAAGCCCTTGCAGGCGCAAGAGACATCATTGCCGAATGGATCAATGAAGATGCAGGGGCAAGGGCGGCAATGAGGTCTCTTTTTCTTCAGAAGGCGCGCTTTAAGTCACAGGTAGTGGCCGGCAGGGAAAGTGAAGGCGTCAAGTATATGGATTACTACGACTGGGAAGAGCCTGTGCTTACCACCCCTTCTCATCGTGTCCTTGCGGTGCGAAGGGGTGAGAAAGAGGGCGTCCTTGCC
This region of Syntrophorhabdaceae bacterium genomic DNA includes:
- a CDS encoding Tex-like N-terminal domain-containing protein, coding for MKTSPIKKISLELRLAYGQVQAAARLLAEGATIPFIARYRKEATGSLDEVALGAIRDRLEELDQLDDRRAAVLRSLQERDLLSEELRDSIDRAETMAALEDLYLPYRPKRRTRASIARERGLEPLAQRLFSQDASDPVTRDPLREAEQFINPEQEIHAAEEALAGARDIIAEWINEDAGARAAMRSLFLQKARFKSQVVAGRESEGVKYMDYYDWEEPVLTTPSHRVLAVRRGEKEGVLALHVVVPERDAIHLLVPLFVKGTTPASLQVKQATEDSYRRLLFPSMETEIRMVAKARADEEAIAVFADNLRQLLLVPPLGQKAVLAIDPGFRTGCKVVCLDRQGTLLRGATIYPHRSRGEAIQAADTLVALCHDCNIEAIAVGNGTGGRETEAFLDGIDQLKHITVMSVNESGASVYSASEIAREEFPDQDITVRGAISIGRRLMDPLAELVKVDPKAIGVGQYQHDVDQSALKKSL